Below is a genomic region from Miscanthus floridulus cultivar M001 chromosome 1, ASM1932011v1, whole genome shotgun sequence.
attgcatatgcatttaggatctagtggagtactaacacccttgaaaatatttgtgaaaatatgctaacacatgtgcacaaggtgtttgcagggttgagatgggtttgggtccctctctccctcccgccgagcttgcgaggcaggattcggcgcttttgggaaaatgaaatgtttattttctattgcgccggatgcaaaattcttggtggttggcacacttgagcaagggtgaagaagttagagttgaaatggagttggtcgaaatgatgctggcatcggtctactgaccggacgctgggtcactcagcgaccggacgctgaagggctacgtccggtcgagctgtcagacggcacagtcgctagggttgagcatcggacgctggtctacgtccggtcaaggtggaccggacgcgtccggtcgaaaaaacatgcctcggggagcttactggaaacgaccggacgctggggcttcagcgtccggtcagttttgaccggagcgtccggtcaacttcgtagccgttgaaatctgacgaatagcgtttgaagctggtgacgcgtggcgtccatcgggtgaccggacgctgagggccagcgtccggtcggtatgaccggagcgtccggtcagaacatgttttgcccagtgaaggggtacaacggctctatttgatgggggctctatttataaccccatggccggctcaagggataactcttgcacattttcattgacatagcatccttgtgagcttagccaaagccctcccactcatctccatcattgatccatcatcattgtgagattgggagagaattcaagtgcattgcttgagtgattgcatctagaggcacttggtattcgtgttgcgctgcggatttcgcttgtttctcttggtggttgccatcacctagacggttggagcagcggtggaggatcggcacgagttggtgattgttcgtggccgtctccagtgattgtaaggggagttgtaccttccccggcggagtgccgaaaggtaactctagtaaattgctcgtgtcattgagttatctcacttgtgggtcggttcttgcggtgtccaatcgtgtggacgaggtttgtgaaacacctcttagccgccgaaccaccaagtgttggtcgacacaacggggacgtagcgtgttggcaagcacgtgaacctcgggagaaaatcgattgtctctcttctttggcattctcccgatgattggctatatattcatcttgtgattggttcatcccctacacgtcggtataatcactctactcactcatttacattcttgcaaactagttgatacaagctctttagtgtaattagaattgagagcttgctttattatttacattcatctagttgagctctttagagtagcaaggttgagagctcttagtgagtcattacatagcaagtttgtgtgcctaagtattcattgcaactagaattgttggataggtggcttgcaacccttgtagagctagagcaagtttgcattacgctatttgtcatactaatcaaattgctctagttgatttgtagatttttaaataggctattcacccccctctagccatattaggacctttcacaagtgtctcatgaacagCAATTGCCTCGTGAACTGTCGATAcgtgaagaacaagtggcccctaaagcaggtgatgcacaagttgataaggacgtgcccgaatgggaagctcgaaacaaaatcccaatcaagataaggccatcgtaTGCGGGCATTAATaacgtctcgtcggtgcacaagtggatggcccatgactagttcaagcctaagaaccacgtaaaagaattcagagcaccagcttctgaggagggcaccactagcaaactgcacaaagggtttaacaagtatccagctgttgataacctcaaatggtcaaatgattgcccgaataaatatgaaaaaggcaagaactttctaccaaaccgagtcatacagtgcttgccacgtggaatgagaaagttccacgattggtacttgcgtgctcagataacagaactagaaatcttacaagcatggatccctgccggcatatttggagccccaggtgggcaaattgccgttgagtttaaggatatccaggcatgcttccacctcggacgaatggaaatgaatctaattcgtatgtggtgcttgtaagtccttgccctctcgatatgatatgaatgtaatattttgattttgttataactaacccacaccgtgatttatagaatgcaagcgGACTTTATGAGAAAGAGGCTAGCTCTGAAACATAGGTATATAGACCattcacctatagcatcaacaaattttaattatccTAAAGAGTGGaactagattgcaaagaactaagaggtggaaagacacttaaggagaaacaggacatcaggaacaagaaaatattggaagagtcccttaaagttgcagcatacattgccctatgttttaaaaatctccaacaacacgatactgtatggataccataccacttcaagtaagttcgactgtatacttagctttgttcaatatactttgttcgatgcaaaagagcttatgtgttccttctatgactaaattcatgcagTGATCACTGAATTTGCATAGGTgtctggctctcacatagcatggcatgggtctttgattcagcggATTTCCCAGTCAAGACATATAAAGACTTCATAgcgattgtcaagacgtatacatatcgacaatccttattttagctactatgtttgtatacatacttgtaaggttcaatgtgggatactaacaagttgcatttgctaaaaccattggaacagggcattcaggcactatgtccagaaacataaggggaggcatcatccaaatagaaaggaaaagttgtatgccaaaactctatgtgcggtaagtgtcatttactttggtactccatatattacgtgCCTATCAATAAcattacttaacatctccatatgcaaaatacacagtgccccaagcagaagcctaggagtctacattatggatactacacatgtattatgatgagtaccatcggtggctacaacagaaaccccaatctggtaagtttgaatctcttcgctcgtagtatgaaaagttcgcatatgttgttgaagggtcgagatggcgactagagggggggggtgaatagtcttttctaaaacttaatcgcatcggctaaccgatacaaatgcggaattaaaactatcggtctagccaagactataccccactatatatgttcactagcaccttgcaaagataacaattatgcaacaaaggtgctaggctagttagagctctcctaaacaattctaggagcacggttacacaaacctatgccactagttctttaagcaacaagggagctcctacacatgctagtaagcaaaagcacaaagccaactaagctcactagcaatgctcaataacaaggcaaccaatgctaaattagagagcgcaaatacttagctacacaaactaagtaatgtgactaacaaggttacacaaaccaaattagccacgcaagggagctacttctatgctacacaagcaataaggtaattagcaagctacacaagctatctaattacaagagcagctacacaagcttaatatgtataaaagtaattgcaagcttgtgtaatagggatgcaaaccaacgggaagaacaaggttgacacgatgatttttctcccgaggttcacgtgtttgccaacacgctagtccccgttgtatcgaccgctcacttggtggttcggcggctaattagcatcacccgctaagcccgcacgtcgggcgccgtaagaacctaccccggaagtgaggatagctcaatgacacgctttactagagttgctcttcgcggctcccgcagggcgagcacaatgcccctcacaagcacttctccggagcgccgcacaagcttcttgcgcgcttcgacagagaccaccaccaagccgtctaggaggtggcaacctccaagagtaacaagcaccaccggcttgcaactcgatcacctagtgccactcgatgcaacctcacgatgcaatcgcactagaatcgctcactcgcacaatcggatgatcgctatcaagtatgtgtgagatggagggctcctaagcactctcaagcatggacacaaagtcctccaaggtgctccacaccagccatggccgaaggccacttctatttatagccccaagggctaaactagccgttaccccttcactgggcaaaaatcgggccgaccggacgctccggtcgtgttgaccggacgctggacctcagcgtccggtcgctcgcagacgaccacgtgtcccgattccaacggtcacttgacctgaccggacgcagcagcttcaactgaccggacgctgaacccccaatgtccggtcgtttccagtaagctccccgaggtgtatttcttcgatcggacgcgtccggtccaccttgaccggacacagacagcgtccggtgcaatacccttggtactgtgccgaccgaccagctcgaccggacgcatgctcccagcgtccggtgctttcagacccagcgtccggttagttgaccgacgccagcgtcttcgcgaccaacttgttttcacttctaacttcttcacccttgctccaatgagccaaccacaagaatttgcatccggcgcaatagaaaataggcattccattttcccgaaagcgccgaatcccaccgagaaggacccaaacccatctcaaccctgcaaacaccacctcctttgtaaatgtgccaacaccaccaagtgtacatcaccatgtgtatgtgtgttagcttttcacaatcatttcccaaaggatgttagccactcaacttgcgacgccactcgatcctagcgacgatgcaaagttagatcactcgagtggcactagatgaccgatatacaaacaagtttgcccctcttgatagtacggccatctatcctaaacccggtcataaacttctctacacacctatgaccggtgaaatgaaatgccctaggttatacctttgccttgcgcattctattccatctcctccaacgtcgatgcaacacatgcaccaacacgatcaacaatgatatgatccacttcatatcatcacgtgatcatattggttcattgatcttgacttcacttactcttcaccgttgccatcgtccattggcgccaagtcttgctcaagcttcatcgccacgcggtccatcactccaaaaaccttcgacttgcccttcacgcttgcaaccagtccatcaagccaagtcttgtcttgatcttctccaccttgatcacatgactcaatgtcatgtctcatgtgcaataagctccttcatcatcacatgtgtgagctttgcaacatctccaagccattttcacctccatggcatatgttgctcatacacatatacctgtggactaatcacctgtgtatctcatataaacacaattagtccacctaagttgtcactcaattaccaaaaccaaacaaggatctttcagttatgatatagtaaacctaaacttgttctcttatagttggagaaagataaagacacgagaaggaacccatacaaggatgacgagctcttagCGATGGTCggcaacctttgcaacttcataatggaccagattgtgtaccataaaggcacttaccatcatcttctttccgacttagatagtaatcctctataccaacacctttgtgagactgataggctagccctaggccgttgatgacaatgtggacttgtggtatggtttggatcagactttaaaatagtttggactttgttttgcatgtggacttgtggatttcttaatggactatgttgtaatgatggacttttgtgaattatgacttgtgatgatgttctaaataattgtcttgtgtttgtggatgtatatatgtatatttgtggcggtcagattcgaatttgaattatatatatatatgtggtcagatttgaatttgaattatttatttttttgctgaaaaatccactgtaggggcggttcttgattgaactgcCCTtgcaaatacacacagcaggggcggctggtgatacaaccgcccttacagaagtccactacaggggcggctgatattaccagccacccctacagagggcactataggggcggctgaaaacactagCCACCCCTatagagggcactgcaggggcggtcaggaaaccgcccctacagaggcaccctctgtaggaacaccctgggaagggcggctgaCGTAGctgcccctacagaggctctagagctGCCCCTATagttaacttctgtagtagtgTCGAAAGCAAGCCACGTGGCTGGGAGGTAATGGGAGCACCTCCCGAGGTCGCCTGCGGCAGCTTCGGCTTCTgctctcgtcgtcgtcgtcaacgGAGAAGAGGCGCTTCACGTCGAACCTGAAGACGAGGTAGCCCATCTTTTTATCGTACACAGATACTAGGACGCTATTGCCGTGCAGGAGGCGGCGGTGCGGTGCCATGTATATatgtttcttcttttgcttttggAACTCTAGACTTGATGAAACGCCGTGTCGTCTGGAGCTCGATCTTGTTTGTACATACAATACATCCTATATATGGCTATATAAACACACACAAGGAACATCGCAGGATCGAAGTACGCAACAGAGTCAGAGTCGATGTACATTAgttaataaattaataaaggaaaGGGAGTAGTACTAACTATATATGGGAAATCCGCGCACCTAGCGCCCGGACGCCCGGTACTGGAGCATGTCTGGACGCACCTAGTCCACGTAACGTTTCAATCTCGTCGCGCCCCACGGGACCATCCTATCCGATGCGAATAGAACGAGCGTGCCCCCGCGTGCAGCCCGTCCCCGCAGCGCCGCCGTGTCTCGTCGCGTCGCCATTCCCTGCACGCCCGTTGCCCTCCACACCCCCATCCTCACCGTGCTCCATCATCCCGAATGTTCATTTGCCATCGGAAGATCTGTTGCAACACGAAGCAATGCGAGATGCAAACATCAGAAGTATTACTTGTTTGCAACATTAGAACAAGTCTACTGCAACAACAGAATAAAGCACAATGTGAGAAAGCAACGCTAGGAAAAAAATACTAAtacaacaaagaaatattacttgttgcaacatcagaacaaggcTACTGCAATACGAGATGCAACATTAGAAACAAAAAAgcgactaatgcaacaaagaaatattatttgttgcaacagcaaaacaaggctactgcaacagAGCTCGTCGGAACCCTAGGCACCGCCAcgtccctcagatccagaggaggaggagggttcAAATccagacgaggaggaggaggagcgctcaGACCCAGAGAAGGAGGAGGAACCGAACTACCTCATCGGAGCTATCGCCGTTGTCCTCATCTCCGGTGGGAGGAGCGGGAGCCGTGTCGCTGGGGACGCGGGGTACCAATGGAGTCgcgggaggggaggggggggggggggagggagggagagagcgcCGGCGGGCGGGAGGGGCGACTGGGGGTGGCGTCCGTCCCGGTTGCGAGAGTGAGCGAGGAAAGGATAAGGATGAGTGCGGGAGACAACGTCTGGGAGACGGCGTGCGGCAGGGGCTGGTCGGTTCGACGTGGCTTTGGGTGCGTGCAACAAGGGCGGGTCGTTCGCGGGGCTTTGGGTGCGTTCGTTCTCGTCCAGACGGCCGCCATATATCATTATCGGTGGGAAATTGGAGTTGTATATATTGCATGTAGATTGCAGGTACAATAAGTACATAAAATAAAACCTTCCTCATCATGCAAACCAGAACCAGCGGACAGATTGACCTATTTAGGTCTCTCTCTATCAGGTAATAAAAAAAACTTAGAGCAgggtgtgtgtgtggtggtggtggggggtaTCTTTTCACATAGATCAAGCGGACTCCATTGGCTTGTGAGAGCCGGGCCGGGGCGTTCTGTGCTTTGGTTTATGGGGacggacgaggggattttttttaccCCTAACCTAAAATTCGCTCTCACGGGGAGTCGAACTTAGGACCCATTTTGCGCTTTGGCTTATGGAGACGGACGAGGGGTTTTATACTGCTGGTGGTGGGGCACCCGTTTGGATCCTTTTATTTTGGAGGAATTAAAATCTACTAAATGAATTAGgatatttggcttggaatttgagaTTCCACAATTTTTTAAATTCACATATAAGTCTATCTTAAATTCATAGTGTGGGAGAcgaaaattgattctatagatcatcATGCTATGTTATTACTCTCTATTAGCACGTTCTTCAACTCGCTTCCctatagaaatgcaacatataaacATATCTCTTGCATAGCTAACAAAAGTAtataaatatattccatatataacTATATTAGTTTAATTAACatgtgtctaaattataatttattAGAATAAATTTAATTCCAAGCATCCAAACGGCGCGAGATTTTTGTGGCCGTGAAGGAGATTGCCAACAACAGCCCGCATCAGATCAGAGCAAAACACCCAGGATCAGAGCAACACCCAGGGCGTTGCTGCTACTTCAGTGCTTTAACATGAACACATAAAGGTACTCATAAGGTCTCTGTTATTCTGTATCATACTACTTCAGTGCTTTATCATGAACACATATATGGGTACACATACGGGAGCATTAAGTCACGCAACACAGAAAAGAGCCTCTCATCTACAAGTTTGTTATGAATGAATAGCACTACAGCATGTCTTCATGCGCTCCAAACTGGGCAAGCAAAAATGGGGTACTGCTTACAACTAACGTCAACGTTACATAGTACCGGCTCATCAAAACGCCGGTGAAAACCAACAACTCGCTTTTGAAGAAAACCGTTACTTCTGCAAAAGGCACTAAATTGTGGAGTAAGTTTCCTCTTCTCCATTATTCAAAAAAATGTGGTATGGTCTTTTTTCGAGTATGTAGGTCTCCCAGAGACCTATGCTGCAGCCAACTTCAGCTCCTCTTGGTCCTCGAGGTTTAGAACCTGGAGCAGCTTTGGCCAAGATTCAGGGATCCCACCAGGCAAGTCAAATTCCAAGAGCTTCCCCTGCTCCCGGTAGAAACCTTCCACAGGTTGACTCTGcaaagcctgttcgtttggctgtggcttgtcgtaaacgatcgtaaatttccaaccggaacagtatttttctctcacacaaaccagccaacagtacttcttcacaaaccagcaacgatacgaaccagccaaccaaacacgCTGCAAATGTTTAAGTATCAAATCCTGGGTTCTGTGCACTTTCAGCACGCCTACCAGGACTGTGCTGTGATGAACCAAATCTACACAATGGTATCCTCGAGGAATCGGAATCAAATGTAATGCATGCTTAAGAGAGCAAGGCAACACTGGATCTTGTCTCATGCAGGGCAAGGACTCTACAGCTATCtattatatactccctccatcccaaaataagtctCTGTCTCGCATTTGTAGTAGTcaaacaatttaaattttgaccaaatatattgcAAAAAAAACTAATATTTGTGATACCATATAAGTGTCATTAGATTAATCGCGTCATATATTTTCACAGTAAAcccaatttggagatacaaatattgatgtATATAGTCAAAATTAAGATTGGTGGACTCCTTGAAATGCGAGATGGAGACTTATTTTGGGGCGGAGGGAGTAGATTTGAACATCTTTTAAAATGCAAATGACACAAAACAAAAAAGTATTATGGTCTCAGGAGTTTAAATTGCATGTAAATCTTGCAGAAACAAAATAAATCAACCACTACTGCATATTCATTGCTTAATGAGAATATGTTATACATTTTATTATGAATGATACAGCAGTATTAATTGCACATAGGACCATACCATGTCATTATATATCCGAAGCCGATTTCTGACCACCTCTTCGGTATCATCAGCTCGGGTAATAAGCTTTGACATGCAGTTGTTTGGGGGCAACAGTGGTTCCATGTAGATTGCTGGTAGTCCATTttcgcccttaacatcaatgcaGGCCAAATTGAAGTTCTTTCCACATTGGCCACAAATCCTTCTGCCGAGGCACTTCTCTACTAGAACATCTTCTCTTAGTTTTATATTAACCACCATATCAATGTCTGTAACGCCATCAAGAATTTCCTGGAAAGACAGAGAAATAGTTAGTTCAGACCACCATGATCAAGTGCATGCATGAACGGGTCTCTGACGACTGCTGACAACATATTGCACCAGTATCAATTAGTTCAAATAGAAACAATGGCGGCAAAATGTTTAAATCTGTATCGGTGAGTAAGTTAATATTCCTGCAGGAGGCGCAATAATCACAAGCATTATACTTAAAGAAAGGCTAACCACATACTCCAACAAAAAGAGTACAAGCTATCACAGTGCCACACTAGTTTAAGGGGAATAGGAATATGTGAACTATCTGGATGGTATTGCATTGCATTACTCACATCATTACCAAACAGCAATAAAATAAAACATTGAGCGTTCAGGAGACACCACATCATTGAGTTCAATGGTTACTAAACGGAACAGACTAGGAAGAACTGATTCAATACTGATTCAATGGCAGCAGAAACCGAGAAACATGTGAACTATTTGAATAATATTTTTATATTGCATCAAACGGCAAAACCAAGTTGAAGAAAAAACATAGAGAATTCATAAGTGACCAGAATATCGCGTTCAATTGCTAGTAAAAGGAACAAACTAGAAGGAAGTGTTCACGATATGTTAAAGATTCTCATCGCTTGTTTTACTGTACGGGGAAAACCGTCAAGAATAAATCCTGATTCTCCCTGGTCTTCTCCTTTCTTAAGCCTTTTGGACAAAAGATTGAAGATAATTTCATCAGAAACCAATTTCCCCTTATTAACAATTTCAGCAAgctgcaagaaaaaaaaaactattacaTCAGTTTCAAAGTGCAAAATTAAAACAATATGAAAGGATAATCAAATACCAACCCGTACAGGCATGGAATCAATGAAATATGAATCTACTCATTTTCAGTAAATTTTAAATGGACCAGTAGCACGAGCTTTGCAATCTAATAGTTAGCATGAACAGAACATGGCAAAATTACAATAAAAGTAGCCACACACTTGCAGCCGAACCATAATCTAGGCAAGTTTATTAGTCAATTGCTATACTCTTCGAGAAAAAAACACTATTACGCGAACAGCCATGTGTAATGTTGGAACAAGTCGTCCAGCAAAACACTATAGCACAGGGAAGCAAGTACAGTCCCTTAACGGTTCTAACCAGACGTGTTTTCTGAATAGACTGATgcccaaaaaaaaaacatgggGTCAGATTCAGTAACAAGATTGAGCTGAAGCTTGCAAGTAAAGCAAAATGATCACATCAAGGCATCCCCAATTCACAAACACTAGGCGAGTCCAATTCAGGCAGTGATGTTCAGATCTATCAACAATTTGACTGCCACTCGAACCAAAaccatctctctctctcctttttcCCCCCCTAAAGCATTTCGCGTACTGATCCACACTCAATAGCCCAAGGCGACCTCAAATCTCTAGTTAAATAA
It encodes:
- the LOC136449861 gene encoding probable adenylate kinase 1, chloroplastic, yielding MAAVQRLLRAAAPGGSATARRRMTSLAPEQAPSAAAGFPFAAEERVRRRPMAERNVQWVFLGCPGVGKGTYASRLSRLLGVPHIATGDLVRDELASTGPLAAQLAEIVNKGKLVSDEIIFNLLSKRLKKGEDQGESGFILDGFPRTVKQAEILDGVTDIDMVVNIKLREDVLVEKCLGRRICGQCGKNFNLACIDVKGENGLPAIYMEPLLPPNNCMSKLITRADDTEEVVRNRLRIYNDMSQPVEGFYREQGKLLEFDLPGGIPESWPKLLQVLNLEDQEELKLAAA